A single region of the Coregonus clupeaformis isolate EN_2021a chromosome 16, ASM2061545v1, whole genome shotgun sequence genome encodes:
- the LOC121584718 gene encoding outer dense fiber protein 2 isoform X1 — MELSLLGYVVVSLSLVYDFLAARENSVLSCAPISRLTDYWSIMKTRDSSPPLHVHVPETTHVHVHLKRSQKSGTAKTSQVKKVQIKGDIGNLRARTRARAPWVPATGRSATRDDAYKWKPSYCLEITPVSQAKPSLSPLQLADLSNEDKQEQRIHGQCNKYMRKIDGLMMDVGSPKNEVKLRKKERLMEHQSECLSACQRVIDEQEEELLDAAKELDLREREKISIQHSLRKRGETGHNRAYSGTLHGERDMLLRKLVEAEFDGVAVVTQLTALNESMGGVKKDKRFSKADAALLGRQQELLTKKIETFDSTNRTLRELLRECHEREIESLRTSEQRQGLLKRLVDTEAEKVHLAAKLNNKEKEANQLAVHLDFEKDIVKTTGELSKVLESTCSQLMVQLRSKETENNRQAGHSKEMEQTQEQQKEEIQALLEQLEELKRQSEEDKERLKQANQTQRHRAEHSEDSARQLSAQLLEKETELAEALTSAESWCTRHSKEVTVKSQLEVEIAVLKNQVSELTAQIHTVEEKGHQEREGLLDRLHRLTSDNSSNKLENQKLKTTLSAAEENLMQSQSKAQQLKNSVKKLESQVENYKRKVQRARLESEEYCLKLEISEKHTQEMKADLEREIEQVRRQLLGHLKELESLPERLKRSELQLREAQDETHTQERRNTEQNNTLSELRHKVEQQGCWVETFQEKNLLLVEEHKTLQQKMESIERKLEEANLQNRDMVHVIGKREETIHSTQKQLEERARVCSILSKQLEQAFEDGQRQADQSLERALLKERSIQAKALDLESQLGLKRTELSQLRRSKEDMERRFQNQLKNMKERLEQSDSTNRSLQNYVQFLKASYSNVFGDSVLSSGPL; from the exons ATGGAGTTGAGTTTACTCGGCTATGTCGTGGTATCATTATCTCTGGTGTATGACTTTCTGGCAGCTAGAGAAAATTCTGTTCTATCATGTGCTCCAATTTCTAGATTAACTGATTATTGGTCAATAATGAAAACGCGTGATTCTTCCCCACCATTGCACGTTCACGTGCCAGAGACCACACATGTACATGTACACCTGAAGAGGAGTCAGAAGAGCGGCACTGCAAAGACCTCACAG GTTAAAAAGGTGCAAATCAAGGGGGATATTGGGAACCTGCGTGCCAGGACGAGGGCCCGGGCCCCCTGGGTGCCGGCCACAGGAAGAAGCGCCACTCGGGATGACGCATACAAGTGGAAG CCTTCATACTGTCTGGAGATCACACCTGTATCACAGGCTAAGCCCTCCCTGTCCCCACTGCAGTTGGCTGACCTGTCTAATGAGGATAAACAAGAGCAGAGGATACATGGCCAGTGTAACAAATATATGAGGAAGATTGATGGACTCATGATGGATGTTGGGTCTCCAAAGAATgag GTGAAGCTGCGGAAGAAGGAGCGTCTGATGGAGCACCAGTCTGAGTGTCTGAGCGCATGCCAGCGTGTCATCGACgagcaggaggaggagctgcTGGATGCCGCCAAAGAGCTGGACCTTAGAGAACGAGAGAAGATCTCCATCCAACACTCCCTaaggaagaggggggagacaggCCACAACAG GGCTTATTCGGGGACTCTACACGGGGAAAGAGACATGCTACTGAGGAAGCTGGTAGAAGCAGAGTTTGATGGGGTGGCAgtggtcacacagttgacagctCTGAATGAGTCAATGGGTGGTGTGAAAAAG GATAAGCGGTTTTCCAAGGCGGACGCTGCCCTGCTTGGTAGGCAGCAGGAGTTGCTGACAAAGAAGATAGAAACATTTGACAGCACAAACCGCACTCTCCGAGAACTCCTCAGGGAGTGCCATGAACGAGAG ATAGAATCATTGAGGACGTCAGAGCAGAGGCAAGGCCTACTGAAGAGACTGGTGGACACAGAAGCAGAAAAAGTG CATCTTGCTGCAAAACTCAACAACAAAGAAAAGGAAGCCAACCAGCTTGCAGTACATTTGGATTTTGAAAAG GACATTGTGAAGACCACAGGAGAGCTGTCTAAAGTTCTGGAGTCAACCTGCAGCCAGCTTATGGTTCAGTTACGCAGCAAAGAGACTGAAAATAACCGCCAGGCCGGCCATAGTAAA GAGATGGAGCAGACCCAGGAGCAGCAGAAGGAGGAGATACAGGCCCTGCTGGAGCAGCTGGAGGAGCTGAAGCGGCAGAGTGAAGAGGACAAAGAGAGGCTGAAGCAGGCCAACCAGACACAGAGGCATAGGGCAGAGCACAGTGAGGATTCAGCCAGACAGCTCTCTGCACAGCTGCTGGAGAAG GAGACTGAGTTGGCAGAGGCCCTTACCTCAGCTGAGAGCTGGTGTACCCGCCACTCGAAAGAGGTGACTGTTAAGAGCCAGCTTGAAGTGGAAATCGCTGTTCTCAAGAA CCAGGTGAGTGAGCTGACTGCACAGATCCACACTGTGGAGGAGAAAGGCCATCAAGAGAGGGAGGGGCTCCTGGACCGGCTGCACCGCCTCACCTCTGACAATTCCTCCAACAAACTAGAGAACCAGAAACTGAAG ACCACCCTGTCTGCTGCAGAAGAGAACCTGATGCAGTCCCAGTCTAAAGCCCAGCAGCTGAAGAATTCAGTCAAGAAGCTAGAGAGCCAGGTGGAAAACTATAAGCGCAAG GTTCAGAGGGCTCGATTAGAGTCAGAGGAGTACTGCTTAAAGCTGGAGATCTCTGAGAAACACACACAAGAGATGAAGGCTGACCTGGAGAGGGAGATTGAGCAGGTCAGGAGGCAGCTGCTGGGGCATCTGAAAGAGCTGGAGTCTCTGCCTGAGAGGCTGAAGCGTTCTGAGCTGCAGCTGAGAGAGGCCCAGGACGAGACACACACtcaggagaggagaaacactgAGCAAAACAACACCCTGTCTGAACTCAGACACAAG gtGGAACAACAGGGATGTTGGGTGGAGACTTTTCAAGAGAAGAATTTGCTTCTGGTGGAGGAGCACAAAACTCTGCAGCAGAAGATGGAGAGTATAGAGAG GAAACTGGAGGAGGCAAACTTGCAGAACAGAGATATGGTCCATGTAATTGGCAAGCGGGAAGAGACTATCCACAGCACCCAGAAACAGCTGGAGGAGCGGGCCCGGGTGTGCAGCATCCTCTCCAAGCAGCTGGAGCAGGCCTTCgaagatggacagagacag GCGGATCAGAGCCTGGAGCGGGCTTTACTCAAAGAGAGGTCCATCCAGGCCAAGGCTCTGGACCTGGAGAGCCAGCTGGGCCTCAAAAGGACAGAGCTCAGTCAGTTACGCAGAAGCAAAGAGGAT ATGGAGCGACGATTCCAGAATCAGTTGAAGAACATGAAGGAGAGACTGGAACAATCTGACTCTACCAACCGCAGCCTGCAGAATTATGTTCAGTTTCTCAAAGCTTCATATAGTAATGTGTTTGGTGACTCTGTGCTatcaagtggtcctctgtag
- the LOC121584718 gene encoding outer dense fiber protein 2 isoform X3, translated as MKTRDSSPPLHVHVPETTHVHVHLKRSQKSGTAKTSQVKKVQIKGDIGNLRARTRARAPWVPATGRSATRDDAYKWKPSYCLEITPVSQAKPSLSPLQLADLSNEDKQEQRIHGQCNKYMRKIDGLMMDVGSPKNEVKLRKKERLMEHQSECLSACQRVIDEQEEELLDAAKELDLREREKISIQHSLRKRGETGHNRAYSGTLHGERDMLLRKLVEAEFDGVAVVTQLTALNESMGGVKKDKRFSKADAALLGRQQELLTKKIETFDSTNRTLRELLRECHEREIESLRTSEQRQGLLKRLVDTEAEKVHLAAKLNNKEKEANQLAVHLDFEKDIVKTTGELSKVLESTCSQLMVQLRSKETENNRQAGHSKEMEQTQEQQKEEIQALLEQLEELKRQSEEDKERLKQANQTQRHRAEHSEDSARQLSAQLLEKETELAEALTSAESWCTRHSKEVTVKSQLEVEIAVLKNQVSELTAQIHTVEEKGHQEREGLLDRLHRLTSDNSSNKLENQKLKTTLSAAEENLMQSQSKAQQLKNSVKKLESQVENYKRKVQRARLESEEYCLKLEISEKHTQEMKADLEREIEQVRRQLLGHLKELESLPERLKRSELQLREAQDETHTQERRNTEQNNTLSELRHKVEQQGCWVETFQEKNLLLVEEHKTLQQKMESIERKLEEANLQNRDMVHVIGKREETIHSTQKQLEERARVCSILSKQLEQAFEDGQRQADQSLERALLKERSIQAKALDLESQLGLKRTELSQLRRSKEDMERRFQNQLKNMKERLEQSDSTNRSLQNYVQFLKASYSNVFGDSVLSSGPL; from the exons ATGAAAACGCGTGATTCTTCCCCACCATTGCACGTTCACGTGCCAGAGACCACACATGTACATGTACACCTGAAGAGGAGTCAGAAGAGCGGCACTGCAAAGACCTCACAG GTTAAAAAGGTGCAAATCAAGGGGGATATTGGGAACCTGCGTGCCAGGACGAGGGCCCGGGCCCCCTGGGTGCCGGCCACAGGAAGAAGCGCCACTCGGGATGACGCATACAAGTGGAAG CCTTCATACTGTCTGGAGATCACACCTGTATCACAGGCTAAGCCCTCCCTGTCCCCACTGCAGTTGGCTGACCTGTCTAATGAGGATAAACAAGAGCAGAGGATACATGGCCAGTGTAACAAATATATGAGGAAGATTGATGGACTCATGATGGATGTTGGGTCTCCAAAGAATgag GTGAAGCTGCGGAAGAAGGAGCGTCTGATGGAGCACCAGTCTGAGTGTCTGAGCGCATGCCAGCGTGTCATCGACgagcaggaggaggagctgcTGGATGCCGCCAAAGAGCTGGACCTTAGAGAACGAGAGAAGATCTCCATCCAACACTCCCTaaggaagaggggggagacaggCCACAACAG GGCTTATTCGGGGACTCTACACGGGGAAAGAGACATGCTACTGAGGAAGCTGGTAGAAGCAGAGTTTGATGGGGTGGCAgtggtcacacagttgacagctCTGAATGAGTCAATGGGTGGTGTGAAAAAG GATAAGCGGTTTTCCAAGGCGGACGCTGCCCTGCTTGGTAGGCAGCAGGAGTTGCTGACAAAGAAGATAGAAACATTTGACAGCACAAACCGCACTCTCCGAGAACTCCTCAGGGAGTGCCATGAACGAGAG ATAGAATCATTGAGGACGTCAGAGCAGAGGCAAGGCCTACTGAAGAGACTGGTGGACACAGAAGCAGAAAAAGTG CATCTTGCTGCAAAACTCAACAACAAAGAAAAGGAAGCCAACCAGCTTGCAGTACATTTGGATTTTGAAAAG GACATTGTGAAGACCACAGGAGAGCTGTCTAAAGTTCTGGAGTCAACCTGCAGCCAGCTTATGGTTCAGTTACGCAGCAAAGAGACTGAAAATAACCGCCAGGCCGGCCATAGTAAA GAGATGGAGCAGACCCAGGAGCAGCAGAAGGAGGAGATACAGGCCCTGCTGGAGCAGCTGGAGGAGCTGAAGCGGCAGAGTGAAGAGGACAAAGAGAGGCTGAAGCAGGCCAACCAGACACAGAGGCATAGGGCAGAGCACAGTGAGGATTCAGCCAGACAGCTCTCTGCACAGCTGCTGGAGAAG GAGACTGAGTTGGCAGAGGCCCTTACCTCAGCTGAGAGCTGGTGTACCCGCCACTCGAAAGAGGTGACTGTTAAGAGCCAGCTTGAAGTGGAAATCGCTGTTCTCAAGAA CCAGGTGAGTGAGCTGACTGCACAGATCCACACTGTGGAGGAGAAAGGCCATCAAGAGAGGGAGGGGCTCCTGGACCGGCTGCACCGCCTCACCTCTGACAATTCCTCCAACAAACTAGAGAACCAGAAACTGAAG ACCACCCTGTCTGCTGCAGAAGAGAACCTGATGCAGTCCCAGTCTAAAGCCCAGCAGCTGAAGAATTCAGTCAAGAAGCTAGAGAGCCAGGTGGAAAACTATAAGCGCAAG GTTCAGAGGGCTCGATTAGAGTCAGAGGAGTACTGCTTAAAGCTGGAGATCTCTGAGAAACACACACAAGAGATGAAGGCTGACCTGGAGAGGGAGATTGAGCAGGTCAGGAGGCAGCTGCTGGGGCATCTGAAAGAGCTGGAGTCTCTGCCTGAGAGGCTGAAGCGTTCTGAGCTGCAGCTGAGAGAGGCCCAGGACGAGACACACACtcaggagaggagaaacactgAGCAAAACAACACCCTGTCTGAACTCAGACACAAG gtGGAACAACAGGGATGTTGGGTGGAGACTTTTCAAGAGAAGAATTTGCTTCTGGTGGAGGAGCACAAAACTCTGCAGCAGAAGATGGAGAGTATAGAGAG GAAACTGGAGGAGGCAAACTTGCAGAACAGAGATATGGTCCATGTAATTGGCAAGCGGGAAGAGACTATCCACAGCACCCAGAAACAGCTGGAGGAGCGGGCCCGGGTGTGCAGCATCCTCTCCAAGCAGCTGGAGCAGGCCTTCgaagatggacagagacag GCGGATCAGAGCCTGGAGCGGGCTTTACTCAAAGAGAGGTCCATCCAGGCCAAGGCTCTGGACCTGGAGAGCCAGCTGGGCCTCAAAAGGACAGAGCTCAGTCAGTTACGCAGAAGCAAAGAGGAT ATGGAGCGACGATTCCAGAATCAGTTGAAGAACATGAAGGAGAGACTGGAACAATCTGACTCTACCAACCGCAGCCTGCAGAATTATGTTCAGTTTCTCAAAGCTTCATATAGTAATGTGTTTGGTGACTCTGTGCTatcaagtggtcctctgtag
- the LOC121584723 gene encoding prostaglandin E synthase 2 isoform X1 produces the protein MAAACARTLGKVGWHILESPPCRAENIASLIPRVPLHGSSRAYRTGGAGFRSKLLFSTPLRGGRVLGCAFLFGGGLGLYQTIKLSVQHHLAEEDVKASVGGLKLTLYQYKTCPFCSKVRAFLDYHGLPYEIVEVNPVMRKEIKWSTYRKVPIVMVNGDVQLNDSSVIISALKTQLMSNGLISPCRDKTIAEILRCYPEMKAVNEKGKEVTEFNNKYWVMVNEAEGQTMYPEKDSRKEEIKWRKWADDWLVHLISPNVYRTTGEALASFDYIVREGKFGTYEGFFAKYVGAAAMFVISKRLKSRHNLQDDVRQDLYKAVNEWVVAIGKKRKFMGGDQPNLADLAVYGILSVMEGLEAWDDMMENTKVKSWYKRMEKATRAKTDPALNIDQH, from the exons ATGGCAGCTGCCTGTGCGAGAACTCTCGGTAAGGTCGGCTGGCACATTTTGGAGTCTCCACCATGTCGTGCTGAGAATATTGCCTCCCTGATTCCAAGGGTCCCGCTACATGGGTCGAGCAGGGCATACAGAACGGGTGGTGCAGGATTCCGTTCCAAACTGCTCTTCAGCACACCTCTGCGCGGTGGCAGGGTCCTGGGGTGTGCGTTCCTGTTTGGAGGGGGGCTTGGCTTGTATCAAACAATAAAGCTCTCCGTCCAACATCACCTTGCTGAAGAAGATGTCAAG GCTTCTGTTGGTGGCCTGAAGTTGACCCTGTATCAGTACAAGACCTGCCCGTTCTGCAGTAAAGTGCGAGCTTTCCTAGACTACCATGGGCTTCCATATGAGATTGTGGAGGTCAACCccgtcatgaggaaggaaatcaAGTGGTCAACTTACAGAAAAGTGCCAATCGTGATGGTGAATGGTGATGTG CAACTGAATGACTCCTCAGTAATAATCAGCGCGTTGAAGACACAGTTGATGAGCAA TGGTCTGATCTCCCCCTGCAGGGATAAAACCATCGCAGAGATTCTACGCTGTTACCCAGAGATGAAGGCCGTCAATGAGAAGGGGAAAGAGGTGACTGAGTTCAACAACAAGTACTGGGTGATGGTGAATGAAGCTGAAGGTCAGACGATGTACCCCGAGAAAGATTCCAGAAA GGAGGAGATCAAATGGCGTAAGTGGGCAGATGATTGGCTGGTTCATCTGATCTCGCCCAATGTTTACCGGACCACTGGAGAGGCCCTGGCCTCCTTTGACTATATCGTCCGTGAGGGCAAGTTTGGCACTTATGAGGGCTTCTTTGCAAAGTATGTTGGAGCAGCTGCCATGTTTGTCATCTCAAAAAGACTGAAAAGTAG ACACAACCTGCAGGATGACGTGAGACAGGATCTGTACAAGGCAGTCAATGAGTGGGTGGTGGCCATTGGCAAGAAGAGGAAGTTCATGGGTGGAGACCAGCCCAATCTGGCTGACCTG GCAGTGTATGGGATCCTGAGCGTGATGGAGGGTCTTGAGGCCTGGGATGACATGATGGAGAACACCAAGGTCAAGAGCTGGTACAAACGAATGGAGAAAGCCACGAGGGCCAAAACTGACCCTGCTCTAAACATTGACCAGCACTAG
- the LOC121584719 gene encoding protein SET, which translates to MSAPAAKVSKKELNSNHDGADETSEKEQQEAIEHIDEVQNEIDRLNEQASEEILKVEQKYNKLRQPFFQKRSELIAKIPNFWVTTFVNHPQVSALLGEEDEEALHYLTRVEVTEFEDIKSGYRIDFYYDENPYFENKVLSKEFHLNESGDPSSKSTEIKWKSGKDLTKRSSQTQNKAGKKRQHEEPESFFTWFTDHSDAGADELGEVIKDDIWPNPLQYYLVPDMDDEEGEGEDDDDDEEGLEDIDEEGDEDDGEEEEEDDGDDGEDDGEDD; encoded by the exons ATGTCGGCACCGGCGGCAAAAGTGAGTAAAAAGGAGCTGAACTCAAACCATGACGGAGCGGACGAGACCTCCG AAAAAGAGCAACAGGAAGCTATTGAACACATCGATGAAGTTCAAAACGAAATTGACAG ACTGAACGAGCAAGCGAGTGAGGAGATATTGAAAGTAGAACAGAAATACAACAAACTCCGTCAGCCGTTCTTTCAGAAGAGATCAGAACTGATCGCCAAAATCCCCAATTTCTGGGTCACCACATTCGTCAACCATCCACAAG TTTCTGCTCTTCttggggaggaagatgaggaggcaCTTCACTATCTGACCAGGGTGGAGGTTACAGAGTTTGAAGATATCAAGTCAGGCTACAGAATAGATTTT TATTACGATGAAAATCCATACTTTGAAAACAAAGTCCTTTCCAAAGAGTTCCATCTGAATGAGAGTGGAGACCCATCCTCAAAGTCAACAGAAATCAAATGGAAATCAGGAAAG GACCTGACAAAGCGCTCCAGCCAGACACAGAACAAAGCCGGCAAGAAGAGGCAACATGAAGAGCCAGAGAGCTTCTTCACCTGGTTCACTGATCACTCAGATGCTGGGGCAGATGAGCTGGGAGAGGTCATCAAGGATGACATCTGGCCAAACCCCCTGCAGTACTACCTG GTTCCTGACATGGATGATGAGGAGGGCGAAGGtgaagatgatgatgacgatgaggaAGGTCTTGAGGACATTGATGAGGAGGGTGATGAAGATGatggggaggaagaagaggaggatgacggAGATGATGGCGAG GATGATGGAGAAGATGACTAA
- the LOC121584723 gene encoding prostaglandin E synthase 2 isoform X2, whose amino-acid sequence MAAACARTLGKVGWHILESPPCRAENIASLIPRVPLHGSSRAYRTGGAGFRSKLLFSTPLRGGRVLGCAFLFGGGLGLYQTIKLSVQHHLAEEDVKASVGGLKLTLYQYKTCPFCSKVRAFLDYHGLPYEIVEVNPVMRKEIKWSTYRKVPIVMVNGDVQLNDSSVIISALKTQLMSKDKTIAEILRCYPEMKAVNEKGKEVTEFNNKYWVMVNEAEGQTMYPEKDSRKEEIKWRKWADDWLVHLISPNVYRTTGEALASFDYIVREGKFGTYEGFFAKYVGAAAMFVISKRLKSRHNLQDDVRQDLYKAVNEWVVAIGKKRKFMGGDQPNLADLAVYGILSVMEGLEAWDDMMENTKVKSWYKRMEKATRAKTDPALNIDQH is encoded by the exons ATGGCAGCTGCCTGTGCGAGAACTCTCGGTAAGGTCGGCTGGCACATTTTGGAGTCTCCACCATGTCGTGCTGAGAATATTGCCTCCCTGATTCCAAGGGTCCCGCTACATGGGTCGAGCAGGGCATACAGAACGGGTGGTGCAGGATTCCGTTCCAAACTGCTCTTCAGCACACCTCTGCGCGGTGGCAGGGTCCTGGGGTGTGCGTTCCTGTTTGGAGGGGGGCTTGGCTTGTATCAAACAATAAAGCTCTCCGTCCAACATCACCTTGCTGAAGAAGATGTCAAG GCTTCTGTTGGTGGCCTGAAGTTGACCCTGTATCAGTACAAGACCTGCCCGTTCTGCAGTAAAGTGCGAGCTTTCCTAGACTACCATGGGCTTCCATATGAGATTGTGGAGGTCAACCccgtcatgaggaaggaaatcaAGTGGTCAACTTACAGAAAAGTGCCAATCGTGATGGTGAATGGTGATGTG CAACTGAATGACTCCTCAGTAATAATCAGCGCGTTGAAGACACAGTTGATGAGCAA GGATAAAACCATCGCAGAGATTCTACGCTGTTACCCAGAGATGAAGGCCGTCAATGAGAAGGGGAAAGAGGTGACTGAGTTCAACAACAAGTACTGGGTGATGGTGAATGAAGCTGAAGGTCAGACGATGTACCCCGAGAAAGATTCCAGAAA GGAGGAGATCAAATGGCGTAAGTGGGCAGATGATTGGCTGGTTCATCTGATCTCGCCCAATGTTTACCGGACCACTGGAGAGGCCCTGGCCTCCTTTGACTATATCGTCCGTGAGGGCAAGTTTGGCACTTATGAGGGCTTCTTTGCAAAGTATGTTGGAGCAGCTGCCATGTTTGTCATCTCAAAAAGACTGAAAAGTAG ACACAACCTGCAGGATGACGTGAGACAGGATCTGTACAAGGCAGTCAATGAGTGGGTGGTGGCCATTGGCAAGAAGAGGAAGTTCATGGGTGGAGACCAGCCCAATCTGGCTGACCTG GCAGTGTATGGGATCCTGAGCGTGATGGAGGGTCTTGAGGCCTGGGATGACATGATGGAGAACACCAAGGTCAAGAGCTGGTACAAACGAATGGAGAAAGCCACGAGGGCCAAAACTGACCCTGCTCTAAACATTGACCAGCACTAG
- the LOC121584718 gene encoding outer dense fiber protein 2 isoform X2 translates to MELSLLGYVVVSLSLVYDFLAARENSVLSCAPISRLTDYWSIMKTRDSSPPLHVHVPETTHVHVHLKRSQKSGTAKTSQVKKVQIKGDIGNLRARTRARAPWVPATGRSATRDDAYKWKLADLSNEDKQEQRIHGQCNKYMRKIDGLMMDVGSPKNEVKLRKKERLMEHQSECLSACQRVIDEQEEELLDAAKELDLREREKISIQHSLRKRGETGHNRAYSGTLHGERDMLLRKLVEAEFDGVAVVTQLTALNESMGGVKKDKRFSKADAALLGRQQELLTKKIETFDSTNRTLRELLRECHEREIESLRTSEQRQGLLKRLVDTEAEKVHLAAKLNNKEKEANQLAVHLDFEKDIVKTTGELSKVLESTCSQLMVQLRSKETENNRQAGHSKEMEQTQEQQKEEIQALLEQLEELKRQSEEDKERLKQANQTQRHRAEHSEDSARQLSAQLLEKETELAEALTSAESWCTRHSKEVTVKSQLEVEIAVLKNQVSELTAQIHTVEEKGHQEREGLLDRLHRLTSDNSSNKLENQKLKTTLSAAEENLMQSQSKAQQLKNSVKKLESQVENYKRKVQRARLESEEYCLKLEISEKHTQEMKADLEREIEQVRRQLLGHLKELESLPERLKRSELQLREAQDETHTQERRNTEQNNTLSELRHKVEQQGCWVETFQEKNLLLVEEHKTLQQKMESIERKLEEANLQNRDMVHVIGKREETIHSTQKQLEERARVCSILSKQLEQAFEDGQRQADQSLERALLKERSIQAKALDLESQLGLKRTELSQLRRSKEDMERRFQNQLKNMKERLEQSDSTNRSLQNYVQFLKASYSNVFGDSVLSSGPL, encoded by the exons ATGGAGTTGAGTTTACTCGGCTATGTCGTGGTATCATTATCTCTGGTGTATGACTTTCTGGCAGCTAGAGAAAATTCTGTTCTATCATGTGCTCCAATTTCTAGATTAACTGATTATTGGTCAATAATGAAAACGCGTGATTCTTCCCCACCATTGCACGTTCACGTGCCAGAGACCACACATGTACATGTACACCTGAAGAGGAGTCAGAAGAGCGGCACTGCAAAGACCTCACAG GTTAAAAAGGTGCAAATCAAGGGGGATATTGGGAACCTGCGTGCCAGGACGAGGGCCCGGGCCCCCTGGGTGCCGGCCACAGGAAGAAGCGCCACTCGGGATGACGCATACAAGTGGAAG TTGGCTGACCTGTCTAATGAGGATAAACAAGAGCAGAGGATACATGGCCAGTGTAACAAATATATGAGGAAGATTGATGGACTCATGATGGATGTTGGGTCTCCAAAGAATgag GTGAAGCTGCGGAAGAAGGAGCGTCTGATGGAGCACCAGTCTGAGTGTCTGAGCGCATGCCAGCGTGTCATCGACgagcaggaggaggagctgcTGGATGCCGCCAAAGAGCTGGACCTTAGAGAACGAGAGAAGATCTCCATCCAACACTCCCTaaggaagaggggggagacaggCCACAACAG GGCTTATTCGGGGACTCTACACGGGGAAAGAGACATGCTACTGAGGAAGCTGGTAGAAGCAGAGTTTGATGGGGTGGCAgtggtcacacagttgacagctCTGAATGAGTCAATGGGTGGTGTGAAAAAG GATAAGCGGTTTTCCAAGGCGGACGCTGCCCTGCTTGGTAGGCAGCAGGAGTTGCTGACAAAGAAGATAGAAACATTTGACAGCACAAACCGCACTCTCCGAGAACTCCTCAGGGAGTGCCATGAACGAGAG ATAGAATCATTGAGGACGTCAGAGCAGAGGCAAGGCCTACTGAAGAGACTGGTGGACACAGAAGCAGAAAAAGTG CATCTTGCTGCAAAACTCAACAACAAAGAAAAGGAAGCCAACCAGCTTGCAGTACATTTGGATTTTGAAAAG GACATTGTGAAGACCACAGGAGAGCTGTCTAAAGTTCTGGAGTCAACCTGCAGCCAGCTTATGGTTCAGTTACGCAGCAAAGAGACTGAAAATAACCGCCAGGCCGGCCATAGTAAA GAGATGGAGCAGACCCAGGAGCAGCAGAAGGAGGAGATACAGGCCCTGCTGGAGCAGCTGGAGGAGCTGAAGCGGCAGAGTGAAGAGGACAAAGAGAGGCTGAAGCAGGCCAACCAGACACAGAGGCATAGGGCAGAGCACAGTGAGGATTCAGCCAGACAGCTCTCTGCACAGCTGCTGGAGAAG GAGACTGAGTTGGCAGAGGCCCTTACCTCAGCTGAGAGCTGGTGTACCCGCCACTCGAAAGAGGTGACTGTTAAGAGCCAGCTTGAAGTGGAAATCGCTGTTCTCAAGAA CCAGGTGAGTGAGCTGACTGCACAGATCCACACTGTGGAGGAGAAAGGCCATCAAGAGAGGGAGGGGCTCCTGGACCGGCTGCACCGCCTCACCTCTGACAATTCCTCCAACAAACTAGAGAACCAGAAACTGAAG ACCACCCTGTCTGCTGCAGAAGAGAACCTGATGCAGTCCCAGTCTAAAGCCCAGCAGCTGAAGAATTCAGTCAAGAAGCTAGAGAGCCAGGTGGAAAACTATAAGCGCAAG GTTCAGAGGGCTCGATTAGAGTCAGAGGAGTACTGCTTAAAGCTGGAGATCTCTGAGAAACACACACAAGAGATGAAGGCTGACCTGGAGAGGGAGATTGAGCAGGTCAGGAGGCAGCTGCTGGGGCATCTGAAAGAGCTGGAGTCTCTGCCTGAGAGGCTGAAGCGTTCTGAGCTGCAGCTGAGAGAGGCCCAGGACGAGACACACACtcaggagaggagaaacactgAGCAAAACAACACCCTGTCTGAACTCAGACACAAG gtGGAACAACAGGGATGTTGGGTGGAGACTTTTCAAGAGAAGAATTTGCTTCTGGTGGAGGAGCACAAAACTCTGCAGCAGAAGATGGAGAGTATAGAGAG GAAACTGGAGGAGGCAAACTTGCAGAACAGAGATATGGTCCATGTAATTGGCAAGCGGGAAGAGACTATCCACAGCACCCAGAAACAGCTGGAGGAGCGGGCCCGGGTGTGCAGCATCCTCTCCAAGCAGCTGGAGCAGGCCTTCgaagatggacagagacag GCGGATCAGAGCCTGGAGCGGGCTTTACTCAAAGAGAGGTCCATCCAGGCCAAGGCTCTGGACCTGGAGAGCCAGCTGGGCCTCAAAAGGACAGAGCTCAGTCAGTTACGCAGAAGCAAAGAGGAT ATGGAGCGACGATTCCAGAATCAGTTGAAGAACATGAAGGAGAGACTGGAACAATCTGACTCTACCAACCGCAGCCTGCAGAATTATGTTCAGTTTCTCAAAGCTTCATATAGTAATGTGTTTGGTGACTCTGTGCTatcaagtggtcctctgtag